A genomic segment from Pseudomonas sessilinigenes encodes:
- a CDS encoding site-specific integrase, translating into MKMTDPVQLPSSQPLVLAELADSTRAAAEAFISAGTAANTVRSYRSALTYWSAWLRLRYGHVLGDAPLPATVAVQFVLDHLARPLADGTWAHLLPPAIDVALVTARVKGGLGALAFNTVSHRLSVLGKWHRLNGWANPCEEPALKTLLRDARKAQSRQGVTVRKKTAIVLEPLQALLATCTDGVRGVRDRALLLLAWSGGGRRRSEVVGLQVGDVRQLDVDTWLYALGTTKTDTGGVHREKPLRGPAAQALAAWLVAAPADSGPLFRRLYKGDKVGTTALSADQVARIVQRRAQLAGLDGDWAAHSLRSGFITEAGRQGVPLGEVMAMTEHRSVTTVMGYFQAGSLLDSRASQLLGPTPIASEAAPEPAAGSKGTSVFCASAMTNAGD; encoded by the coding sequence ATGAAAATGACAGATCCTGTACAGTTACCCTCCTCCCAGCCGTTGGTGCTGGCGGAGTTGGCCGACAGCACTCGCGCCGCCGCTGAAGCGTTCATCTCCGCAGGCACCGCAGCCAATACCGTTCGCAGCTACCGCAGCGCCCTGACCTACTGGTCGGCCTGGCTGCGGCTACGCTACGGACACGTGCTGGGCGATGCGCCACTCCCCGCGACCGTGGCCGTGCAGTTCGTCCTCGATCATTTGGCCCGGCCGTTGGCCGACGGTACCTGGGCGCACCTGCTGCCGCCGGCGATCGACGTGGCGCTGGTGACCGCCCGGGTCAAGGGGGGACTGGGGGCGCTGGCCTTCAATACCGTCAGTCACCGCCTTTCGGTGCTCGGCAAATGGCATCGGCTCAACGGCTGGGCCAATCCGTGCGAAGAACCGGCGCTGAAGACCTTGCTCCGCGACGCGCGCAAGGCGCAATCGCGCCAGGGTGTGACGGTGCGCAAGAAAACCGCGATTGTGCTGGAGCCGTTGCAGGCGCTACTCGCCACTTGCACCGACGGCGTGCGCGGGGTACGTGATCGCGCTCTCCTCCTGCTGGCATGGAGTGGCGGTGGCCGTCGGCGGTCCGAGGTGGTCGGCCTGCAGGTCGGCGACGTGCGCCAACTGGATGTTGACACCTGGCTGTACGCTCTCGGCACCACCAAGACAGACACCGGCGGGGTGCACCGTGAGAAGCCGCTGCGCGGCCCAGCAGCGCAGGCCCTCGCTGCCTGGCTGGTGGCGGCACCTGCTGACAGTGGCCCGCTGTTCCGCCGGCTTTACAAAGGTGACAAGGTCGGCACCACAGCGCTGTCAGCGGACCAAGTCGCACGCATTGTCCAGCGCCGAGCGCAACTGGCGGGTCTCGACGGCGATTGGGCGGCGCACAGTTTAAGGTCGGGGTTTATAACCGAGGCCGGGCGCCAGGGCGTGCCGCTCGGCGAAGTGATGGCCATGACTGAACATCGCAGTGTCACCACGGTGATGGGTTACTTTCAGGCAGGCTCCCTGCTCGACAGTCGGGCCAGTCAGCTCCTCGGACCGACACCGATCGCGAGCGAAGCTGCGCCAGAACCAGCAGCCGGGTCAAAGGGGACGAGCGTCTTCTGCGCGTCAGCCATGACGAAC